A portion of the Streptomyces sp. NBC_00376 genome contains these proteins:
- a CDS encoding response regulator transcription factor has product MVDDHEVVRRGVRDLLEAEDDIEVVGEASDAREALARVPASRPQVAVLDVRLGDDRGGDRAGIEVCRELRALMPELACLMLTSFDDDEALFDAIMAGAAGYVLKQINGADLITAVRRVASGTSMLDPRTTARVMERLRGGERPPAEASEGSELDGLTPRERQILDLIGEGLTNREIAERLFLAEKTVKNRISSILAKLGVGRRIQAAMLVGRVKDRQGWPQAPRG; this is encoded by the coding sequence ATCGTCGACGACCACGAGGTCGTCCGGCGCGGCGTACGCGATCTGCTGGAGGCCGAGGACGACATCGAGGTCGTCGGCGAGGCGTCCGACGCCCGGGAGGCGCTGGCCCGGGTACCGGCCAGCAGACCGCAGGTCGCCGTGTTGGACGTACGCCTCGGCGACGACCGGGGCGGTGATCGCGCCGGCATCGAGGTGTGCCGGGAGCTGCGCGCGCTGATGCCCGAACTTGCCTGCCTGATGCTGACGTCGTTCGACGACGACGAGGCACTGTTCGACGCCATCATGGCGGGCGCCGCAGGGTACGTGCTCAAGCAGATCAACGGAGCCGATCTGATCACCGCCGTACGCAGGGTCGCGTCGGGCACCTCGATGCTCGATCCGCGGACGACCGCCCGGGTGATGGAGCGGCTGCGGGGCGGTGAGCGGCCCCCGGCGGAGGCGTCGGAGGGATCGGAACTGGACGGACTCACGCCCAGGGAACGGCAGATCCTCGATCTCATCGGCGAGGGACTCACCAACCGCGAGATCGCGGAACGCCTCTTCCTCGCCGAGAAGACCGTCAAGAACCGCATCTCCTCAATCCTCGCCAAACTGGGCGTGGGCCGCCGGATCCAGGCCGCGATGCTCGTCGGCCGGGTCAAGGACCGTCAGGGGTGGCCCCAGGCCCCAAGGGGCTGA